A segment of the Bacillota bacterium genome:
CGACCTCCCCCGGTCTGAGGCCGAAGGCAGCATTCCAGTAGGATGCACAGGGGATGACCATCTCATTGATTCCGAAGAAGAAGTTGATTGCGGCATAGACGAAATTGGATCCAGCTCTGCGAACCGCGATGACTGGTGCCCCCACTTTGTGCCGGAGCATGCACCCGTTGGCCCTCGCCACGAATCCAAGTCGGTCTATCAAGGCCTTGGTTTCAGATGTCACATTGGAGAAGTACACAGGGGTTCCTATGATTATCCCATCCGCCGCGTCCGCGGCTGCGATGAAATCGTTCATACAGTCATCGTCCTTCGCGCACCTGCGGTTCTTGGCCTTGAAGCAAAGGCGGCACGCGGTGCAGCCGTGCACCAGCGAACCGCCAACTTGCACTA
Coding sequences within it:
- a CDS encoding flavodoxin family protein → MKVVAFNGSPNPRGNTRRALEIVLSGLADEGVDGEIVQVGGSLVHGCTACRLCFKAKNRRCAKDDDCMNDFIAAADAADGIIIGTPVYFSNVTSETKALIDRLGFVARANGCMLRHKVGAPVIAVRRAGSNFVYAAINFFFGINEMVIPCASYWNAAFGLRPGEVDADTEGIATLQSLARNMSFVLRKLNA